Proteins encoded together in one Hevea brasiliensis isolate MT/VB/25A 57/8 chromosome 16, ASM3005281v1, whole genome shotgun sequence window:
- the LOC110634807 gene encoding uncharacterized protein LOC110634807 has translation MLSKECPLSAGLEKIIKPKINIFQDLGFNTIDFADIVSGDPWILYRSADNSLGPSILVLKNVLRSNADTSTLLKRCDNMKDFVRRVDEMGVDRKSKVFLPAIRVMSSITEENWDHKLKLLRELGFSEENILSVFRRVPQALGVFERKIKEVIQLLRSVENRDISCIICHPELLVCSVNQRLKPRLEVIKVLEIAQEKT, from the exons ATGTTGTCCAAAGAGTGCCCACTCTCTGCTGGTCTTGAGAAAATTATCAAGCCGAAAATCAATATTTTTCAGGACTTGGGTTTTAATACCATCGACTTTGCTGATATAGTATCTGGTGATCCTTGGATTTTGTATAGAAGTGCTGATAATAGTCTTGGACCATCAATTTTAGTGTTAAAGAATGTGTTGAGATCTAATGCTGATACTTCTACATTGTTGAAGAGGTGCG ATAACATGAAGGATTTTGTTAGAAGGGTCGATGAGATGGGTGTTGATAGGAAATCTAAGGTGTTTCTTCCTGCTATTAGGGTGATGAGTTCCATAACTGAAGAGAATTGGGATCACAAGCTGAAACTATTGAGGGAACTGGGATTTTCAGAGGAgaatattttgtctgtttttaggAGGGTACCTCAAGCACTCGGAGTATTTGAGAGGAAGATTAAGGAAGTAATTCAGTTGTTGCGAAGTGTTGAGAACAGGGACATCTCTTGTATTATTTGCCACCCGGAGTTGCTTGTATGCAGTGTTAACCAGAGGCTAAAGCCCCGACTAGAGGTTATTAAGGTCCTGGAAATTGCTCAAGAAAAAACCTAG
- the LOC110634419 gene encoding uncharacterized protein LOC110634419 produces MKAREVNKGAPSADLLVCFPSRAHLALLPKPICSPARPAEPSKRHHNHRHNHQYHHHPLKKSSTRGGGGGQASPLLWAKNKQMGSEIAEPTSPKVTCAGQIKVSHKAAACKSWQSVMKEIERIHNGKHKKRSYWMDSLGFKKDIMQFLTCLRNIRFDFRCLGSIPHSDITTDDDEEDEECQENSGGAAASDANEASRTMFSKWFMVLQENQNNEFCKEKIKEKEKEKSCGDESTATPSVPPRNALLLMRCRSAPAKSWLEDKVKEEDEEEEDDDEEEEAEEQEEDMKTEEKKGKKLKALMEEGKRNTKKESLVVMRYDTEFRKISSDIAKETWVVGGMGDPFSRSRSWKR; encoded by the coding sequence ATGAAAGCAAGGGAAGTCAACAAGGGAGCTCCATCAGCAGATCTGTTGGTTTGTTTTCCTTCTAGAGCCCATCTAgccttgctgcccaaacctatttGCAGTCCTGCAAGACCAGCAGAGCCCAGCAAGCGCCACCACAACCACCGTCATAACCACCAGTACCACCACCACCCTCTAAAGAAATCTAGCACTAGGGGTGGGGGTGGTGGCCAAGCCAGCCCTCTTCTATGGGCCAAAAACAAGCAAATGGGCTCGGAGATTGCAGAACCAACTTCACCGAAGGTCACCTGTGCTGGGCAGATCAAAGTCAGTCACAAGGCCGCTGCATGCAAGAGCTGGCAATCAGTCATGAAAGAGATTGAAAGAATTCACAACGGGAAACACAAGAAAAGATCCTATTGGATGGATTCTCTTGGATTCAAGAAAGATATAATGCAATTCTTGACATGTTTAAGAAACATAAGATTCGATTTTCGATGCTTGGGGTCCATTCCTCATTCAGATATCACTACAGATGATGATGAAGAGGATGAAGAATGCCAGGAAAATAGCGGTGGAGCTGCGGCAAGTGATGCCAATGAGGCTTCAAGAACCATGTTTTCTAAATGGTTCATGGTGTTACAAGAGAATCAAAACaacgaattttgcaaagaaaagataaaggaAAAGGAGAAAGAGAAGTCCTGTGGCGACGAGTCTACTGCTACACCTTCCGTTCCTCCTCGCAATGCTCTGTTGCTTATGCGGTGCCGGTCTGCTCCTGCAAAGAGCTGGCTAGAAGACAAAgtaaaagaagaagatgaagaagaagaagacgacgACGAGGAGGAAGAAGCAGAAGAACAAGAAGAGGATATGAAAACAgaagagaagaaaggaaagaaGTTAAAGGCTTTAATGGAAGAAGGAAAAAGAAACACCAAGAAAGAGAGCTTGGTGGTGATGAGATATGACACCGAATTCCGCAAAATTTCATCTGATATAGCAAAAGAAACATGGGTTGTTGGTGGAATGGGAGATCCATTCTCAAGAAGTCGAAGCTGGAAGAGATGA
- the LOC110634429 gene encoding F-box protein AUF2, whose protein sequence is MDGFDRLPDSLILLIFNSVSDVKTLIRCRSVSKRFYSLVPETESLLLRVDRVISPESDTESLLFSFLKSLLKSIQDLFKSDHKPTATLTLTHNSPAQILSQFHRIRDLQIQLPAGDLKLDKGVVIKWRAEFGNTLKSCVILGFRTAARDSEDGNADVDFDFAGGLKARVVWTISALIAASARHYLLKEVVKEHEEMERLELKDKETEGIVVMDKEGLRECRMEKAASDREWEASRTVVPSARMRMRHEPRVQLNDGSRVEGATLVVVWPCVGKEVGGVQSGEAWAADVEDAKLATGAFGGEGVYEELAALLVKSKAYLLEMNSF, encoded by the coding sequence ATGGACGGTTTCGATCGCCTCCCGGATTCTCTCATCCTTCTCATCTTCAACTCCGTCTCCGATGTCAAGACTCTTATCCGCTGCCGCTCCGTTTCCAAACGCTTCTACTCGCTCGTTCCCGAAACCGAGTCGCTCCTTCTCAGAGTCGACCGCGTCATTTCGCCTGAGTCCGACACCGAAtccctactcttctccttcctcAAGTCTCTTCTCAAGTCCATTCAGGACCTTTTCAAGTCCGATCACAAACCCACCGCAACGCTCACCCTTACCCATAATTCTCCCGCTCAAATCCTCTCTCAGTTCCACCGGATTCGAGACCTACAAATCCAGCTACCCGCCGGTGACTTAAAATTAGATAAAGGCGTCGTTATAAAATGGAGAGCCGAATTTGGGAATACGTTGAAGAGTTGCGTGATTCTCGGTTTTCGCACCGCTGCGAGGGATTCGGAGGATGGTAATGCTGACGTGGATTTTGATTTCGCCGGAGGTTTGAAGGCCAGAGTGGTGTGGACGATCAGTGCGTTGATCGCAGCATCAGCAAGACACTACTTGCTAAAAGAAGTTGTGAAAGAACACGAGGAAATGGAGAGATTGGAATTGAAGGATAAGGAAACGGAAGGGATAGTGGTGATGGATAAGGAGGGTTTACGGGAGTGTAGGATGGAGAAGGCGGCTAGTGATAGAGAGTGGGAGGCGAGTAGGACGGTGGTACCGAGCGCGAGGATGAGGATGAGACACGAGCCGAGGGTACAGCTCAATGATGGGAGTCGGGTAGAAGGTGCGACTCTGGTGGTCGTTTGGCCTTGTGTAGGGAAGGAAGTTGGTGGGGTCCAGAGTGGGGAAGCTTGGGCAGCTGACGTGGAAGATGCTAAGCTGGCGACGGGTGCTTTCGGAGGTGAAGGGGTATATGAGGAACTGGCAGCGCTCCTTGTGAAGAGTAAGGCTTATTTGCTGGAAATGAACTCTTTCTGA